The Pseudofrankia inefficax genome window below encodes:
- a CDS encoding bifunctional nuclease family protein, translated as MHRLDIVGVRVELPSKQPIVLLKEVGGERYLPIWIGAVEATAIAFAQEGITTARPMTHDLMRDVLRALQTELAQVTITDLQDGVFFATLRFANGVEVSARPSDAIALAMRMGAPVYGVEAVLAEAGITVPEEQEQEQESELEKFREFLDTISPEDFNTPGS; from the coding sequence GTGCATCGGCTGGACATCGTCGGAGTGCGAGTCGAGCTTCCCTCGAAGCAGCCGATCGTCCTGCTCAAGGAGGTCGGCGGCGAGCGGTACCTGCCCATCTGGATCGGCGCCGTGGAGGCCACGGCGATCGCGTTCGCCCAAGAGGGCATCACCACCGCGCGCCCGATGACGCATGACCTCATGCGGGACGTGCTGCGCGCCCTGCAGACCGAGCTCGCCCAGGTCACGATCACCGACCTGCAGGACGGCGTGTTCTTCGCCACGCTCCGGTTCGCCAACGGCGTCGAGGTCTCGGCCCGCCCCTCGGACGCGATCGCGCTCGCGATGCGGATGGGGGCGCCGGTCTACGGCGTCGAGGCCGTGCTCGCCGAGGCCGGGATCACCGTGCCCGAGGAGCAGGAACAGGAGCAGGAGAGCGAGCTCGAGAAGTTCCGCGAGTTCCTCGACACGATCTCGCCCGAGGATTTCAACACCCCGGGTTCGTGA
- a CDS encoding WhiB family transcriptional regulator, producing MSAGVPVLPGRDLEPQPFGPGWPAYWRQDAACRDGDPDAFFPPDGRNTKARAAAETRARKICSTCAVRRPCLATAIFRQEEHGVWGGLTSDQRANLIPRGRISAEDALLLADRLLPAAAVAAG from the coding sequence ATGAGCGCGGGCGTCCCCGTTCTTCCTGGTCGTGACCTGGAGCCGCAGCCATTCGGCCCAGGCTGGCCCGCGTACTGGCGTCAGGACGCGGCCTGCCGCGACGGCGACCCGGACGCGTTCTTCCCACCGGACGGCCGCAACACCAAGGCACGCGCCGCGGCCGAGACCCGGGCCCGCAAGATCTGTTCGACCTGCGCCGTACGCCGGCCATGCCTGGCCACCGCGATCTTCCGTCAGGAGGAGCACGGTGTCTGGGGTGGCCTCACCTCAGACCAGCGGGCGAATCTCATCCCCCGCGGCCGGATCTCGGCCGAGGACGCCCTCCTGCTCGCCGACCGGCTCCTGCCGGCGGCCGCCGTCGCCGCCGGCTGA
- a CDS encoding FtsK/SpoIIIE domain-containing protein, with product MSGSRRARALATAVQSSLAGALAVADRLDAQAERLAGPPGPGAGGHDGVATSLAPAFDEATELVYGQAPGLASAGWGAPAWSAVTAPAGVSAGAAARERFRPGLWRVGRVLVPGSGRAVPLALPLLDGGNLRVSAPRERRAEAVDLVRGLLTRVLAAVPPGRVELTVYDPFELGAGLAGFAPLRAAGVIGPTLTARTALETAVTELSGHVGRITVDRLGGSFANLREREDAGLPRSEPWRLLVLLAWPSLPDESARALLGLAAQGPSCGVHVLAVTEPESPDAAPTGRAPSGPLPNEVALSAAGPDGVSWRCSLAPSMDAVLDGPPPADLVAGVAATVAAVASAAAAQAPGLGALLPDGLWEQDSAAGLSVPVGFGPDGPCLLGFDDDTVHALVGGQAGAGKSTLLLTMIYGLAARYGPDQLRLHLLDFKEGLEFAQFGPSERDGFFLPHAETVGMDSDREFGVAVLRHVRAEMSRRAVAMRAAGARDLRGLRAAVGAGPAGSGDGPREGARSGRGAWPRILVVVDEFQVMLTPLDPVAREAVGHLEAIARQGRAYGIHLLLASQTLSGIDALDATAGKRGSIFGQFALRVALRTSISESRVLLSTNNEAAGALSGVGQAVVNRRNGHPAGNELIRVARPDPETLATLRPRLAKALAATVDEPSPPRVFVGHAPALLDTNPAFTELRPAGADPVAFVGAPLDLAPPAVGVTLSAQPGRNLAVLGPLRREAVGVLQAAVRSVAAQCPPGGLRVDLVAAGPAERGAVDDLAAALRAAGTAVTVSGLTGLAGVVTETAAEVGRREEDGGHGGAPGTAFPLRLLVLFAADAGRAALEAPSGSGRRTGLDDLRQATRRGPAVRVHVLGWWRSPSRLLDDLGPGHRDDFAAWVAAGVPGTELFALAGHRTVAAGTTTNRAVLFDRHAHGEPRTVVPFAPLDVARDGGPLSGAHRPASQGGTPGAGWDEPAWGGPARRAVTGWPATGQPGAAGPPEPGRRGTSG from the coding sequence GTGTCGGGCAGCCGGCGGGCACGCGCGCTCGCGACGGCGGTCCAGTCGTCCCTCGCCGGGGCGCTCGCGGTCGCGGACCGGCTGGACGCGCAGGCCGAGCGACTCGCCGGGCCGCCCGGCCCGGGCGCCGGCGGGCACGATGGCGTCGCCACCAGCCTGGCACCGGCCTTCGACGAGGCCACCGAGCTTGTCTACGGCCAGGCCCCGGGCCTGGCCAGCGCCGGTTGGGGCGCTCCCGCCTGGTCGGCCGTCACGGCGCCGGCTGGCGTCAGCGCCGGTGCGGCCGCCCGCGAGCGTTTCCGGCCAGGTCTGTGGCGGGTCGGCCGGGTGCTCGTCCCCGGCAGCGGACGCGCGGTGCCGCTGGCGCTGCCCCTGCTCGACGGCGGGAACCTGCGGGTCAGCGCCCCGCGCGAACGGCGCGCCGAGGCCGTCGACCTCGTCCGCGGCCTGCTGACCAGGGTGCTGGCGGCCGTGCCGCCCGGCCGGGTCGAGCTGACGGTCTACGACCCGTTCGAGCTGGGCGCCGGCCTCGCCGGGTTCGCGCCGCTGCGGGCCGCCGGTGTGATCGGCCCGACGCTGACGGCCAGGACCGCGCTCGAGACGGCGGTGACCGAGCTGTCCGGCCACGTCGGGCGGATCACCGTCGACCGGCTCGGCGGCTCGTTCGCGAACCTGCGCGAGCGGGAGGACGCGGGCCTGCCGCGCTCCGAGCCGTGGCGGCTGCTGGTGCTGCTGGCCTGGCCGTCGCTGCCCGACGAGTCGGCCCGGGCGCTGCTCGGCCTCGCCGCGCAGGGCCCGAGCTGCGGGGTGCACGTCCTCGCGGTGACGGAGCCGGAGAGCCCCGACGCGGCGCCGACAGGCCGGGCCCCCAGCGGCCCGCTGCCCAACGAGGTGGCGCTGAGCGCCGCCGGACCGGACGGCGTGAGCTGGCGGTGCTCGCTCGCCCCCAGCATGGACGCCGTGCTCGACGGGCCGCCGCCGGCCGACCTGGTCGCCGGGGTCGCGGCCACCGTCGCGGCGGTCGCCTCGGCCGCCGCCGCGCAGGCCCCCGGTCTCGGCGCACTGCTGCCCGACGGGCTGTGGGAGCAGGACTCCGCCGCCGGCCTCTCGGTCCCGGTCGGCTTCGGCCCGGACGGCCCCTGCCTGCTCGGCTTCGACGACGACACCGTCCACGCCCTCGTCGGCGGGCAGGCGGGCGCGGGCAAGTCCACCCTGCTGCTCACGATGATCTACGGCCTCGCCGCCCGCTACGGCCCGGACCAGCTGCGCCTGCACCTGCTCGACTTCAAGGAGGGCCTGGAGTTCGCCCAGTTCGGCCCGAGCGAGCGGGACGGCTTCTTCCTGCCGCACGCCGAGACCGTCGGGATGGACAGCGACCGCGAGTTCGGCGTCGCGGTGCTGCGCCACGTCCGCGCCGAGATGTCCAGGCGGGCCGTGGCGATGCGCGCCGCGGGAGCCCGCGACCTGCGCGGCCTGCGGGCCGCCGTCGGCGCGGGGCCGGCGGGCTCCGGGGACGGCCCGCGCGAGGGGGCCCGCTCCGGCCGGGGCGCCTGGCCGCGCATCCTGGTCGTCGTCGACGAGTTCCAGGTGATGCTCACGCCGCTGGACCCGGTGGCCCGGGAGGCGGTCGGGCACCTGGAGGCGATCGCCCGCCAGGGCCGGGCCTACGGCATCCACCTGCTGCTGGCCAGCCAGACGCTCTCGGGCATCGACGCGCTCGACGCGACCGCCGGCAAGCGCGGCTCGATCTTCGGGCAGTTCGCGCTGCGGGTCGCGCTGCGCACGTCGATCAGCGAGTCACGGGTGCTGCTGTCCACGAACAACGAGGCGGCGGGCGCGCTGTCGGGGGTCGGCCAGGCGGTGGTGAACCGCCGCAACGGCCACCCGGCCGGCAACGAGCTGATCCGGGTCGCCCGCCCCGACCCGGAGACGCTGGCGACGCTGCGCCCGAGGCTGGCGAAGGCGCTGGCCGCGACCGTCGACGAGCCCAGCCCCCCACGGGTCTTCGTCGGGCACGCGCCGGCCCTGCTGGACACCAACCCGGCGTTCACCGAGCTGCGCCCGGCCGGCGCCGACCCGGTGGCGTTCGTGGGCGCCCCGCTGGATCTGGCACCGCCCGCGGTCGGCGTGACGCTGTCCGCGCAGCCCGGCCGCAACCTCGCGGTGCTCGGCCCGCTGCGCCGGGAGGCGGTCGGCGTGCTGCAGGCCGCCGTGCGCAGCGTCGCCGCGCAGTGCCCGCCCGGCGGCCTGCGGGTCGACCTCGTCGCGGCCGGGCCGGCCGAGCGCGGCGCGGTCGACGACCTCGCGGCCGCCCTGCGCGCCGCGGGCACCGCCGTCACCGTCAGCGGCCTGACCGGCCTCGCCGGCGTCGTCACCGAGACCGCGGCCGAGGTCGGCCGGCGCGAGGAGGACGGCGGCCACGGCGGCGCGCCCGGGACTGCCTTCCCGTTGCGGCTGCTGGTGCTGTTCGCCGCCGACGCGGGCCGGGCCGCGCTGGAGGCGCCGAGCGGCTCCGGCCGGCGTACCGGGCTGGACGACCTGCGGCAGGCGACCCGGCGCGGCCCGGCGGTCCGGGTGCACGTCCTGGGCTGGTGGCGCAGCCCGTCGCGGCTGCTCGACGACCTCGGGCCGGGGCACCGCGACGACTTCGCCGCCTGGGTGGCGGCCGGCGTGCCCGGCACCGAGCTGTTCGCCCTCGCCGGCCATCGCACCGTCGCCGCCGGGACCACGACGAACCGGGCCGTGCTCTTCGACCGGCACGCCCACGGCGAGCCCCGCACCGTCGTGCCCTTCGCGCCGCTGGACGTCGCCAGGGACGGCGGCCCGCTGTCCGGTGCGCACCGACCGGCGAGCCAGGGCGGGACGCCAGGCGCCGGCTGGGACGAGCCGGCGTGGGGCGGCCCGGCTCGGCGAGCCGTGACCGGGTGGCCAGCGACAGGGCAGCCGGGCGCCGCCGGCCCGCCCGAGCCAGGACGGAGAGGGACCAGTGGCTGA
- a CDS encoding daunorubicin resistance protein DrrA family ABC transporter ATP-binding protein — MDGVRKSYGSNQALAGLDLTVAAGTVHGLLGPNGAGKTTAVRILTTLLRPDEGRAQVLGLDVVRSATALRGRIGLAGQYAAVDERLTGLENLEMFGRLYRLPSRRARARAAELLERFDLADAARRTAGTYSGGMRRRLDLAASLIIAPPMLFLDEPTTGLDPRSRIGMWEVIAGLVRDGTTVLLTTQYLEEADQLADQISVIDGGRVIAEGTADELKARIGGHRLDIEVERGGDLAAAAAVLGAVGSGEVAVDDHGHRLSVPVPGAGVLAEVVRGLDAAGVTLVDVAVHRPSLDDVFLTLTGSPAGGDPPAGGTAPPGTVPPAQSGGPDSRDLVTT; from the coding sequence ATGGACGGGGTGCGGAAGAGCTACGGGTCCAACCAGGCCCTGGCTGGACTCGACCTGACGGTCGCCGCCGGCACCGTCCACGGCCTGCTGGGCCCCAACGGCGCGGGCAAGACCACGGCGGTGCGGATCCTGACGACGCTGCTGCGGCCCGACGAGGGCCGGGCGCAGGTGCTCGGCCTGGACGTCGTCCGGTCGGCCACCGCCCTGCGCGGCCGGATCGGCCTGGCCGGCCAGTACGCCGCCGTCGACGAGCGGCTGACCGGGCTGGAGAACCTGGAGATGTTCGGCCGGCTGTACCGGCTGCCGTCCCGGCGTGCCCGGGCCCGCGCCGCCGAGCTGCTCGAACGGTTCGACCTCGCCGACGCCGCCCGGCGCACCGCCGGCACGTACTCGGGCGGGATGCGCCGCCGGCTCGACCTCGCGGCGAGCCTCATCATCGCCCCGCCGATGCTCTTCCTCGACGAGCCGACCACCGGCCTCGACCCGCGCAGCCGGATCGGGATGTGGGAGGTGATCGCCGGCCTGGTCCGCGACGGCACCACCGTCCTGCTGACGACCCAGTACCTGGAGGAGGCCGACCAGCTGGCCGACCAGATCTCGGTCATCGACGGCGGCCGGGTGATCGCCGAGGGCACCGCCGACGAGCTGAAGGCCCGGATCGGCGGGCACCGGCTCGACATCGAGGTCGAGCGCGGCGGGGACCTCGCCGCCGCGGCGGCCGTGCTCGGCGCCGTCGGCTCGGGCGAAGTCGCCGTCGACGACCACGGCCACCGGCTGTCCGTCCCGGTGCCCGGCGCCGGGGTGCTCGCCGAGGTGGTCCGCGGCCTGGACGCGGCCGGCGTGACGCTCGTCGACGTCGCCGTGCACCGGCCCTCGCTGGACGACGTGTTCCTCACGCTGACCGGCAGCCCAGCGGGCGGCGACCCGCCGGCCGGCGGCACGGCGCCGCCCGGCACCGTGCCGCCCGCGCAGAGCGGCGGCCCCGACTCCCGGGATCTGGTGACCACATGA
- a CDS encoding MerR family transcriptional regulator codes for MIEQGELFPDELPGPPGDDVGYRGPTACAAAGITYRQLDYWARTGLVVPSVRGATGSGSQRLYSFRDILVLRVVRKLLEAGVSLQNIRSAADHVRSRGVDDLAELTLISDGSTVYECTSDDQVIDLVRGGQGVFAIAVGRAVQDMRGQLASLPSERLGQPPATHPGDELAGRRARRDSA; via the coding sequence ATGATCGAGCAGGGTGAGCTCTTCCCCGACGAGCTGCCCGGGCCACCCGGTGACGACGTGGGCTATCGCGGCCCGACGGCGTGCGCCGCCGCGGGCATCACCTACCGGCAGCTGGACTACTGGGCCCGCACCGGGCTGGTCGTGCCGAGCGTGCGCGGCGCCACCGGGTCCGGCAGCCAGCGGCTCTACTCGTTCCGCGACATCCTGGTCCTGAGGGTCGTGCGCAAGCTGCTGGAGGCTGGCGTCTCCCTGCAGAACATCCGCTCCGCCGCCGACCACGTCCGGTCGCGCGGCGTCGACGACCTCGCCGAGCTGACGCTGATCAGCGACGGGTCGACGGTCTACGAGTGCACGTCGGACGACCAGGTGATCGACCTGGTCCGCGGCGGTCAGGGGGTGTTCGCGATCGCGGTCGGCCGGGCGGTGCAGGACATGCGCGGCCAGCTGGCGTCGCTGCCCTCCGAGCGGCTCGGCCAGCCACCCGCGACCCATCCCGGCGACGAGCTCGCCGGCCGCCGCGCGCGCCGCGACTCCGCCTGA
- a CDS encoding ABC transporter permease, translated as MTTTEAVSPEVAGAQAGARSAVDLTPANRSSLAWAVADAWLLAKRTLIHTWRVPDVLVFSSVQPVLFVLLFTYVFGGAIDVGPGRHYVDYLMPGVFAQTVVFGAMLTGIGLATDKQNGLLDRFRSLPMSRSALLAGRTLSDLVRNTFILLLMLAVGLAVGFRFHHTTAAAVVGGFAVLLLFSYAFSWISATIGMAVSNPEAAQSGGIIWVFPLVFASSGFAPVSTMPGWLRAFANHQPVSVTIDASRALFQGGPVAGDLIASVAWSVGIIAVFGPLAVRTYRRSTSK; from the coding sequence ATGACGACGACCGAAGCGGTCTCGCCCGAGGTGGCCGGCGCACAGGCCGGGGCCCGCTCGGCGGTGGACCTGACCCCGGCGAACCGGTCCTCGCTCGCCTGGGCCGTCGCCGACGCCTGGCTGCTCGCCAAGCGCACCCTGATCCACACCTGGCGGGTGCCGGACGTCCTGGTCTTCTCGTCGGTGCAGCCGGTGCTGTTCGTGCTGCTGTTCACCTACGTGTTCGGCGGCGCGATCGACGTCGGCCCCGGCCGGCACTACGTCGACTACCTGATGCCGGGCGTCTTCGCGCAGACCGTCGTGTTCGGCGCGATGCTGACCGGCATCGGGCTCGCGACCGACAAGCAGAACGGCCTGCTCGACCGGTTCCGCTCGCTGCCGATGTCACGCTCGGCGCTGCTGGCGGGCCGCACCCTGTCGGACCTCGTGCGCAACACGTTCATCCTGCTGCTGATGCTCGCGGTCGGGCTCGCCGTCGGCTTCCGGTTCCACCACACGACGGCCGCGGCGGTCGTCGGCGGGTTCGCGGTGCTGCTGCTGTTCTCCTACGCGTTCTCGTGGATCTCGGCGACGATCGGGATGGCGGTCAGCAACCCGGAGGCGGCCCAGTCGGGCGGGATCATCTGGGTGTTCCCGCTGGTGTTCGCCAGCTCCGGGTTCGCGCCGGTCAGCACCATGCCGGGCTGGCTGCGGGCGTTCGCCAACCACCAGCCGGTGTCGGTGACGATCGACGCCTCGCGGGCGCTGTTCCAGGGCGGCCCGGTCGCGGGCGACCTGATCGCGTCGGTCGCCTGGAGCGTCGGGATCATCGCCGTCTTCGGCCCGCTGGCCGTCCGCACCTACCGCCGCAGCACCAGCAAGTAG
- a CDS encoding alpha,alpha-trehalose-phosphate synthase (UDP-forming) has product MLLENHQEGRPHVAHTDVLDLPLVLLSNRGPVSFGRDSAGRTVNRGAGGLVSALSGLAEHLDDAVWVCGAATEEDAVVAREAAGKALHVQTLPVPHLVDSAFGDASADGGSNKPADGPSIKIRIVETDPFAYADFYSVWSNPILWFIQHGLYGRAYSPDFTQAEHEAFENGYAAVNRAYADAVADEVRARGGKALVLLQDYHFYLVAEHVRQQCPDVVLTHFVHIPWPGPDEWRVLPADIRERLLTGLLGSDVVGFHTRRYARNFVLCASELLGLPIDLDAMTINVGDRVVRARYYPISVDPAALDATLASEDVAAHVSMLRYIFLGDDRQLMLRVDRTDPSKNVVRGFQAFRTLLEQHPELVGKVSFLALLQPSRTDVPEYADYIALIGGVVAEINARFTKDGRQPIDLRMVEDFALAIAAYSICDVLVVNAIADGMNLVAKEVAVVNGRGGVLALSETAGAHEELGEHAVTLHPFDLQQMADAFYSALTMPLEERHRRLAAAAEQVRTHDVARWLSDQLADLRRIAGFA; this is encoded by the coding sequence ATGCTCCTTGAAAACCACCAGGAGGGCCGTCCCCACGTGGCGCACACCGATGTGCTCGACCTGCCGCTGGTGCTGTTGTCCAACCGAGGCCCGGTCAGCTTCGGCCGGGACAGCGCTGGCCGGACCGTGAACCGTGGCGCGGGCGGACTGGTCTCCGCGCTGTCCGGCCTGGCTGAACATCTCGACGACGCCGTCTGGGTCTGCGGCGCGGCGACCGAGGAGGACGCCGTCGTGGCCCGTGAGGCCGCCGGCAAGGCGCTGCATGTGCAGACCCTGCCGGTCCCGCACCTCGTCGACTCCGCGTTCGGCGACGCCAGCGCCGACGGAGGCTCGAACAAGCCAGCCGACGGGCCGTCGATCAAGATTCGGATCGTCGAGACCGACCCGTTCGCCTACGCCGACTTCTACTCCGTCTGGTCGAACCCGATTCTTTGGTTCATCCAGCACGGGCTGTACGGCCGGGCCTATTCGCCCGACTTCACCCAGGCCGAGCACGAGGCCTTCGAGAACGGCTACGCCGCCGTCAACCGGGCGTACGCCGACGCGGTGGCCGACGAGGTCCGGGCCCGCGGCGGGAAAGCGCTTGTCCTGCTGCAGGACTATCACTTCTACCTGGTCGCCGAGCACGTCCGCCAGCAGTGCCCGGACGTCGTGCTCACCCATTTCGTCCACATCCCGTGGCCCGGGCCGGACGAGTGGCGGGTGCTGCCGGCCGACATCCGGGAGCGGCTGCTCACCGGGCTGCTCGGGTCGGACGTGGTCGGGTTCCACACCCGCCGCTACGCCCGCAACTTCGTCCTGTGCGCCAGCGAGCTGCTCGGCCTGCCGATCGACCTGGACGCGATGACGATCAACGTCGGCGACCGGGTGGTCCGGGCCCGGTACTACCCGATCTCGGTCGACCCGGCGGCGCTGGACGCGACGCTGGCCAGCGAGGACGTGGCCGCCCACGTCTCGATGCTGCGCTACATCTTCCTCGGCGACGACCGGCAGCTGATGCTGCGGGTCGACCGGACCGACCCGAGCAAGAACGTCGTGCGGGGGTTCCAGGCGTTCCGCACCCTGCTGGAGCAGCACCCCGAGCTCGTCGGCAAGGTGAGCTTCCTGGCGCTGCTGCAGCCGAGCCGGACCGACGTCCCCGAGTACGCCGACTACATCGCCCTGATCGGCGGGGTGGTCGCGGAGATCAACGCCCGGTTCACCAAGGACGGCCGCCAGCCGATCGACCTGCGGATGGTCGAGGACTTCGCGCTGGCGATCGCGGCCTACTCGATCTGCGACGTGCTCGTCGTCAACGCGATCGCGGACGGGATGAACCTGGTCGCCAAGGAGGTCGCGGTCGTCAACGGCCGCGGCGGGGTGCTCGCGCTGTCCGAGACGGCGGGGGCGCACGAGGAGCTCGGCGAGCACGCCGTGACCCTGCACCCGTTCGACCTCCAGCAGATGGCCGACGCGTTCTACAGCGCGCTGACCATGCCGCTGGAGGAGCGGCACCGCCGGCTCGCGGCCGCCGCGGAACAGGTCCGCACCCACGACGTCGCCCGGTGGCTCAGCGACCAGCTGGCCGACCTGCGCCGGATCGCCGGCTTCGCCTGA
- a CDS encoding SixA phosphatase family protein: MLLRHAKSDWADAQTPDARRPLSRDGRDACVLVAEHFAAERLAPDLILCSSALRTRQTVQRIAAALPPDVPVLTEDRLYLAGPDELLGRLREVDDGVPNLLLVGHNPGIHALAVGLLAQADRARIPTFPTAALAVLELGTRRWAELGPASTRFGSFVTPRGLRHAS, translated from the coding sequence ATGCTGCTGCGGCACGCCAAGTCCGACTGGGCCGACGCGCAGACACCGGACGCTCGGCGGCCGCTGTCGCGCGACGGCCGGGACGCCTGCGTGCTGGTCGCCGAGCACTTCGCCGCCGAGCGGCTGGCACCCGACCTGATCCTGTGCTCCTCCGCGCTGCGGACCCGCCAGACCGTCCAGCGGATCGCCGCCGCGCTGCCGCCCGACGTGCCGGTGCTCACCGAGGACCGGCTCTACCTCGCGGGCCCGGACGAGCTGCTCGGCCGGCTGCGCGAGGTCGACGACGGCGTGCCGAACCTCCTGCTGGTCGGGCACAACCCGGGCATCCACGCGCTCGCCGTCGGGCTGCTGGCCCAGGCCGACCGGGCGCGGATCCCGACCTTCCCGACCGCGGCCCTCGCCGTCCTGGAGCTGGGCACCCGGCGCTGGGCCGAACTCGGGCCGGCCAGCACCCGGTTCGGCTCCTTCGTCACCCCGCGCGGCCTACGGCACGCCTCCTGA